A region of the Apium graveolens cultivar Ventura chromosome 6, ASM990537v1, whole genome shotgun sequence genome:
TTCGTGCAGTGAGTTAGAGGCCTCTGATCAAGGAAAAGAGATTCATGCTATGGCAATCGTATTAGGGCTTGTTACTGATGCTTTTGTGGGTAATTCCCTTGTAGTTTTATATTCTAAATGTGGGAATGTATGTACTGGGTTGTCCATATTCAAGGATATTCGGAAAAAGAACCTTGTTTCATGGAATACAAGTATTGTTGGATGTGCACAACATGGTTGTGGCATGGGAGCACTGACATTGTTCAGTGGAATGTTACGTTCCGGGGTTGACCCAGACAATATTACAGTCACTGGACTGCTTTCTGCTTGTAGTCATTCTGGGATGTTAGAAAAAGGAAGGAACTTGTACAAATACTTTTTTCAATACAGGTCCACAGAGATAAAGCTTGAGCACTATGCCTGCATGGTGGATATTTTGGGCCGCAGTGGGAAGTTGGAGGAAGCCGAGGACTTGATTAACAATATGAAAATCAAACCAAATTTGTCCATATGGCTTTCTTTGCTTAATGGATGCAGAATGCATTCTAACTTAGAGGTGGCTGAAAAAACAGCTGAAAAGATCTTTAATCTGGACCCACTTTGTAGCGCCGCGTACATTCTGTTATCTAATTTATATGCTTTTGCGGGTAGATGGAGTGATGTAGCAAGAGTAAGAGGAAACATGAAAAGGTTGGGTATTGTTAAACAAACAGGAAGCAGTTGGATTACTCTAAAAGGATTGAAGCATACTTTTTTATCCGGGGATAGATCACATCCTTTATGCaaaaaaatatatcaaaaactTGAATGGTTAGGAGAAAAATTGAAGGAGTCTGGTTATGTCCCAGATCAAAGATTTGCTTTGCATGATGTCGAGGAAGAACAGAAGGAAGCAATGTTGTCTTATCACAGTGAGAGGCTTGCTATCGGTTTTGCACTTATTAGTACAGTAGAGGGCACTACAATAACTGTAATGAAGAATCTTCGCGTATGTGGGGATTGCCATTCTGCTATTAAGTTGATATCAAAGATAGTAGAGCGTGAGATTGTCTTAAGAGATTCAACTCGTTTCCATCATTTTAAGGATGGTGTTTGTTCTTGTGGTGATTATTGGTAGCCCAAAGTTATTGATTCCCCCGAACAACATATTTCTTAGTATTTGTTGTTATTTCATGGAATTACGAATTGCACAAAAGTCGAACATGCAAGTCCAAGTTAACTTCATGGGTTTGGTTGGTGCCTTCATCAAGGTTCTTGTTTTTTGACTTTATCTTATTTCTGTCAAACCAATTAATTTTGTTGTTTGATTTGATAAATAGCGTATATGTTTGGATCTTTTTGGTGGGTATAAATGTTCTTTTGGTTTGATTTTGTATTGAATTCTTTTTGATGGATGAAATAATTGTAGGAAATGACGATGCACAACATTATGATGACAAAAAGAGTGATGATGGTTCTGTTTCGTCACAGGACCACTATAGCTCTGAGCACTAATTTCCTGAGGGAGATGGGAAAGAGGTGGAGGAATGAGAACGTAGTTTGTCTGGTCAGTCGGTCGTTTTAGAGGAGAGTTATGTAGGAGGAGTTACTTCTGAGAGAGAATTTGAAGACTTGAAGGAGGTATTGTTCAGATTGAATTGGAGTTGAAGTCGGAGGAAGATTATGGAAGGAAGGAGGAAAGTATTGAATCTTACGAAGTTCACACTGGAGGTTCATCAGGGAGCTCTAGCTCTAGCAGTAGTATTAATATTAGATGTATCAGTTCAGATGAGGAGTCTAATGTCGAGAAGGAAACGGAAGTCATTGAAACTAGACAGCCTGTTGATTCTTCGTCTAAAGCGGCAAGTCAAGTTGTTACAAGTATGCCAGCTGGGAAAAACAGTAATGCAGTAGCTGTAACCGTCGAGGTAACTCCAGGTGAGACTTCGTTGACTGAGGAGGTAGTTCAAGTAAATGGAATTGCTTCGAGTGGTTATCCTATGACTTCCAATGGCGGTTGTGAAGGACAAATTCAAGAAAATTCTAATGGAGGGTTACCCAGCTCTGTTGACAATACTGTAATTCTATCAGTTCTGATAGATTTGGGATCAAGCAAAAAGGAGGATAAAACAGTTTCAATATCAGAGGCAAATCCAACCCAGGATTCCGCTACTGAAGTCAAAGATGATAAACTTTTGTTGTCCTTCAATGCTCCAAGTGTCCATACGAGTAACGGTGTAGATCACATTAAAGAATCTGAAAGCCCTGAATGTTCTGATAGCCAGGTAATGATTTTGGGGTTCTTGTAGGAGAGTACTTGAATGTGTTTgttaagatttttttttttttaattttgaatCAAGATCTAGAAGACAAGGATTCAGAAATCGCGTtaacttatttaaatattttgcaGCCTCTTGTAGCCTCAGCTCCACAAG
Encoded here:
- the LOC141666624 gene encoding pentatricopeptide repeat-containing protein At5g46460, mitochondrial, with translation MPVRDMVMWNLMIKGCSDYGDLDMGLKLFDAMPGRNVISWTTLVNGFLRVGRVELAEKLFREMPVKDIAAWNSMIHGYFSNGRVEDGMRLFEEMPCVNVISWTSVISGLDQHGRSDKALFLFREMMDSGVRPTANTFSCVVTACANAFDLCFGGQIHGHVFKLGFGSDVYVTASLITFYANCKQMDDSCRVFYEKLHINVVVWTALLTGYSLNCQHQIVLKVFGDMLKMKVLPNQSSFTSALNSCSELEASDQGKEIHAMAIVLGLVTDAFVGNSLVVLYSKCGNVCTGLSIFKDIRKKNLVSWNTSIVGCAQHGCGMGALTLFSGMLRSGVDPDNITVTGLLSACSHSGMLEKGRNLYKYFFQYRSTEIKLEHYACMVDILGRSGKLEEAEDLINNMKIKPNLSIWLSLLNGCRMHSNLEVAEKTAEKIFNLDPLCSAAYILLSNLYAFAGRWSDVARVRGNMKRLGIVKQTGSSWITLKGLKHTFLSGDRSHPLCKKIYQKLEWLGEKLKESGYVPDQRFALHDVEEEQKEAMLSYHSERLAIGFALISTVEGTTITVMKNLRVCGDCHSAIKLISKIVEREIVLRDSTRFHHFKDGVCSCGDYW